The following are encoded in a window of Planctomycetia bacterium genomic DNA:
- a CDS encoding amidohydrolase family protein, producing MPPLEFSARRYDTLEFVTVSIDRGRISRVRPLTVEQIANLGPRAARLPWVAPGFVDVQVNGWGGQEFSSFELTPERVAAVTREHYPFGVTGYCPTLTTQSYACLAHGLSTIHSACETIPEVARYVVGIHLEGPFFCTEDGPRGAHPKEHCRDPDFDAFRRLQDAAGGRIRILTMSCEFPDSAEFIARVSETGVCVAIGHTGADGAQIRAAVDAGAKLSTHLGNGAHRMLRRHPNYLWDQLAEDRLTASLIVDGHHLPGEVVKSMVRAKTPERVILVSDVSGLAGLPAGRYQSSGCELEILADGRLVIAGQDQLLAGASLPIGFGIANVMRFAGVDLQTAVTMASTGPARLIDAPHGGLRPGDRADLALFTLDGGSTTGANLSLKVQATIAGGELLFGSVS from the coding sequence ATGCCGCCGCTAGAATTCTCCGCTCGTCGCTACGACACGCTTGAGTTCGTCACCGTCTCGATCGATCGAGGCCGCATCAGCCGCGTTCGTCCGCTCACTGTCGAGCAAATTGCGAACCTCGGGCCGCGAGCCGCACGATTGCCGTGGGTCGCTCCCGGGTTCGTCGACGTGCAGGTGAACGGTTGGGGAGGGCAAGAGTTCAGCTCTTTCGAGCTCACTCCGGAGCGTGTTGCCGCAGTCACGCGCGAGCATTATCCGTTCGGCGTTACGGGCTACTGCCCGACACTCACGACGCAAAGCTACGCTTGCCTCGCGCATGGGCTAAGCACGATCCATTCCGCCTGCGAAACGATTCCGGAAGTGGCTCGGTACGTCGTCGGCATCCATCTCGAAGGGCCGTTCTTCTGTACCGAAGACGGCCCGCGCGGCGCGCATCCGAAGGAACATTGCCGCGATCCCGACTTCGACGCTTTTCGTCGGCTGCAAGATGCGGCCGGCGGGCGGATTCGGATTCTCACGATGTCGTGCGAGTTCCCCGACTCGGCAGAGTTCATCGCGCGCGTAAGCGAGACCGGCGTTTGCGTGGCGATCGGCCATACGGGCGCCGATGGGGCGCAGATCCGCGCCGCCGTCGATGCGGGAGCGAAGCTCAGCACGCATCTCGGAAACGGCGCACATCGCATGCTCCGACGACATCCCAACTATCTCTGGGACCAACTCGCGGAAGATCGCCTGACGGCGAGCCTTATCGTCGATGGGCATCACCTGCCGGGCGAGGTCGTGAAGTCGATGGTGCGCGCGAAGACGCCCGAGCGCGTCATTCTTGTCAGCGACGTTTCAGGGCTCGCAGGGCTTCCAGCCGGTCGCTACCAATCAAGCGGCTGCGAGCTTGAGATTCTCGCCGACGGCCGGCTCGTCATCGCCGGGCAAGATCAACTACTGGCCGGCGCATCGCTTCCGATCGGGTTCGGCATTGCGAACGTCATGCGGTTCGCAGGAGTAGATCTGCAGACGGCGGTGACGATGGCCTCGACAGGTCCGGCCCGCCTCATCGACGCTCCGCACGGCGGACTGCGCCCCGGCGATCGAGCCGATCTCGCGCTCTTCACGTTGGACGGCGGAAGCACGACCGGAGCAAACCTTTCGCTTAAGGTGCAAGCGACGATCGCCGGCGGAGAGCTTCTCTTCGGCTCAGTAAGCTGA
- a CDS encoding D-aminoacylase, with the protein MKPFSSCVAVLLAIAAMPALAQGQAKPVPNAAGLPLHADVLFAGATIYDGTGGAGFVGNVAIRGGEIIAVGDTSAVTVVEQKIDCRGLAIAPGFIDLHTHSDGPIVAPTTRANVNYLTQGCTTIVTGNCGFGRLDVAAYLKQIDEAGAGTNVAHLLPHGTVRDNVLGKTARDPTPAEVEKMCGLANQAMRDGAWGMATGLIYVPATYSKTDEIVAVAKVVSAHGGIYASHIRNEAKQLLTAIEEALEIGRRGDLPVHISHFKANGHEAWGTLHLAAELIEKERKAGRKVTADQYPYTASSTSLEATLLPAWSREGGRTSIEARIADPVQRAKIRREVELELAGRTRVQIAGYGPRRDWVGKSIDEIGAMEKREPVEIVLEMEANGGARVVSFGMNEDDVRLAMRLPWVATASDGSAKMPDADMPHPRSFGTFTRKLGAYAVREKVISVAQAVRSSSGLPADILGLKDRGYLKPGQAADIAVFDPQQVIDRATFEKPYLYSTGMRYVYVNGKPAIYEGTPTGVLAGKSLRHDSRKRGGGESQGSEKKP; encoded by the coding sequence ATGAAACCGTTCTCATCGTGCGTCGCCGTGCTCTTAGCAATCGCCGCGATGCCGGCCCTTGCGCAAGGCCAAGCGAAACCTGTCCCGAACGCCGCGGGACTACCGCTTCATGCCGATGTCCTCTTCGCAGGAGCGACGATCTACGACGGCACCGGTGGCGCGGGGTTCGTCGGCAACGTCGCGATTCGCGGCGGCGAAATCATCGCCGTCGGCGATACGAGCGCGGTCACGGTCGTCGAGCAGAAGATCGATTGCCGGGGCCTCGCCATTGCGCCGGGCTTCATCGATTTGCACACGCATAGCGATGGCCCCATCGTTGCTCCGACGACGCGTGCCAACGTCAATTACCTGACTCAAGGCTGCACCACGATCGTGACCGGCAACTGCGGCTTCGGGCGACTCGATGTCGCAGCGTATCTCAAACAAATCGACGAGGCGGGAGCGGGCACGAACGTCGCCCATCTACTTCCCCACGGCACGGTGCGCGATAACGTTTTAGGGAAAACGGCTCGCGATCCGACGCCGGCAGAAGTCGAGAAGATGTGCGGCCTCGCAAACCAAGCGATGCGCGACGGAGCCTGGGGCATGGCGACCGGGCTCATCTATGTGCCGGCGACTTACTCGAAGACCGACGAGATCGTGGCGGTAGCGAAGGTCGTCTCGGCACATGGCGGTATCTATGCGAGCCATATTCGGAACGAAGCGAAACAACTTCTGACGGCGATCGAAGAGGCGCTCGAGATCGGACGCCGCGGCGACCTACCGGTGCATATCTCGCACTTCAAAGCCAACGGCCACGAGGCTTGGGGAACGCTGCATCTCGCCGCCGAACTGATCGAGAAAGAACGCAAGGCCGGCCGGAAAGTAACCGCCGATCAGTATCCCTACACGGCATCGTCCACGAGCCTGGAAGCGACGCTCCTGCCGGCTTGGAGCCGAGAAGGGGGGCGAACTTCGATCGAAGCACGCATCGCCGACCCTGTGCAGCGAGCGAAAATTCGACGCGAAGTCGAGTTGGAACTAGCTGGTCGAACGCGCGTGCAAATCGCGGGCTACGGACCGCGGCGCGACTGGGTCGGCAAGAGCATCGACGAGATCGGAGCGATGGAAAAGCGCGAACCGGTCGAGATCGTGCTGGAAATGGAAGCCAACGGCGGAGCGCGCGTCGTGAGCTTCGGCATGAACGAAGACGACGTGCGCCTCGCGATGCGCTTACCGTGGGTTGCTACGGCCTCGGACGGCAGCGCGAAGATGCCCGACGCCGACATGCCGCACCCGCGCAGCTTCGGCACGTTCACCCGCAAGCTCGGAGCCTATGCCGTGCGCGAGAAAGTCATCTCGGTAGCACAAGCCGTGCGCAGTTCGTCAGGTCTTCCCGCCGATATCTTGGGGCTGAAAGATCGGGGCTATCTCAAACCTGGGCAAGCGGCCGACATCGCCGTATTCGACCCTCAGCAGGTGATCGACCGGGCAACGTTCGAGAAGCCGTATCTCTATTCGACGGGAATGCGATATGTCTACGTGAACGGCAAGCCGGCGATCTACGAAGGAACGCCGACAGGGGTGCTGGCCGGGAAGTCGCTGCGGCACGATTCACGAAAGAGGGGAGGGGGCGAGAGCCAGGGTTCGGAGAAGAAGCCTTAA
- a CDS encoding BON domain-containing protein translates to MVSSDSSSIAGVIAVAANESDRDVDLRRRVVSFLTDSNMPGLRQLRVDAVDGIVTLRGTVRTYYEKQLSQQRCKRVAGVVRLIDRVEVAN, encoded by the coding sequence GTGGTTTCATCAGACAGCAGTTCGATCGCCGGGGTGATTGCCGTAGCAGCAAACGAATCGGATCGTGACGTCGATCTGCGACGTCGAGTCGTCTCGTTTCTCACCGATAGCAATATGCCGGGGCTTCGCCAATTGCGAGTCGATGCGGTCGATGGAATCGTCACGCTCCGCGGCACCGTGCGGACTTATTACGAAAAGCAACTTTCGCAACAACGCTGCAAGCGGGTCGCCGGAGTCGTTCGGCTGATCGACCGTGTAGAAGTTGCAAACTAA
- a CDS encoding cell division protein FtsK, whose amino-acid sequence MAEPELVQQQNAVLRDLVGMVERRKAAGEEAEARYQQRLSEARLAHEAAGNRAHDEFGKKRAVLDREFAEVREAVNGRLRLEYESCEREYHTSTRDVNDAYSGEMRSAKHNHEQARWEGNTVYDAKKHVPRREFKEREKQIKLKSERIAELETAFFERLIELRRPLPSRVVDDERPIEEMDPGEPLEEPAKQWQEHAQTAEALLGKLRTKFVPSLFRGIAPLWVAAFPAALVAVPVGFAVEWKDPLPIGIAAGCGLLAGIGLCIWLWKLGKKQVVQLHAGFLKTMIAVEELRRRWLCQELNRTRKMQAEIKKRHDDDLAQADFDFKTREQVSVETRDRKRAALEQKYVPQLAQMRELHEGHVRNAQVNFPQRAADLETAREKALVAADDDLQQAKNDAQELLDQDWQRISALWHTGVERIRSETEEIGRVCRGLFPTWNDKSWDKWEPGEGIAPVLQFGKFDVTLDRLPGGELPVDRLGNRNPPRYTLPAMLSFPERCSMLIKTSGSGRAEAVQTLQTVMMRFLTSLPAGKVRFTIIDPVGLGQNFAGFMHLADFDEKLVGSRIWTEPQFIEQRLADLTSHMANVIQKYLRNEFDTIEDYNRHAGEVAEPYRILVVANFPFNFTDNAARHLMSIISSGARCGVYTLMSVDMKQRLPHGFNLSDLEQNAVKLVWKDQRFVCKDGDWEHLPLLLDAPPSQDRFTQLLQRVGERAKAGSRVEVPFEFIAPRDNDWWSKQSGSEIDVPLGRAGATKRQHLQLGHGTSQHVLIAGKTGSGKSTMMHALITNVALYYSPLEVELYLIDFKKGVEFKTYATHDLPHARVVAIESEREFGLSVLQRLDVELKLRGDLFRDLNVQDVKSYREATGKHLPRMLLIIDEFQEFFIEDDKIAQETSLLLDRLVRQGRAFGVHVHLGTQTLGGAYSLARTTLGQMAIRIALQCSEADSHLILSEDNPAARLLTRPGEAIYNDANGRVEGNHLFQVVWLTDDKREDYLKRIRALAEQRNVLPATPQIVFEGNVPANIEKNHLLTAALDAPRWAEQLTAAHAWLGEAIAIKDPTMITFRRQGGSNALILGQQGEAALAMEVVALTSLAAQHSADTQRGASFYVLDGSPPDAMHAGYWQRASATFPHRCQVGGLRDTGRLVGEISQELTKRQADGAVGVGEIYLVVHDLQRFRDLRKAEDDFGFGRGEEKPNPGKQLANILREGPSLGIHTIIWCDSLNNFQRTFDRAAMREFEVRILFQMSQADSANLIDSPAAGRLGPNRALLYSEEQGRLEKFRPYNVPDDEWLKTTGARLLAKRDEAPAGAAPADAATT is encoded by the coding sequence ATGGCGGAACCCGAACTCGTTCAGCAGCAAAACGCGGTGTTGCGCGATCTCGTCGGCATGGTCGAACGTCGCAAGGCTGCCGGCGAAGAAGCCGAAGCACGTTATCAACAACGACTCTCCGAAGCGCGGCTCGCGCACGAAGCAGCGGGAAATCGGGCTCACGACGAATTCGGGAAGAAGCGGGCAGTCTTGGATCGTGAGTTCGCAGAGGTTCGCGAAGCGGTCAACGGCCGACTCCGGCTCGAATACGAATCATGCGAACGCGAGTATCACACGTCGACCCGCGACGTTAACGATGCCTACTCGGGAGAAATGCGCTCGGCCAAACACAACCATGAGCAGGCCCGCTGGGAAGGCAATACGGTCTACGATGCGAAGAAGCATGTCCCTCGACGCGAATTCAAAGAACGTGAGAAGCAGATCAAGCTCAAGTCCGAGCGGATCGCGGAACTCGAAACGGCCTTCTTCGAACGACTGATCGAGTTGCGTCGGCCGCTGCCGAGCCGCGTCGTCGACGACGAACGACCGATCGAAGAGATGGATCCGGGAGAACCGCTGGAAGAACCGGCCAAGCAATGGCAAGAGCACGCTCAAACGGCCGAAGCGCTGTTGGGAAAATTGCGAACGAAGTTCGTACCGTCGCTCTTTCGAGGCATTGCGCCGTTGTGGGTTGCGGCATTCCCAGCGGCACTGGTAGCCGTGCCGGTAGGGTTTGCCGTCGAGTGGAAGGACCCCTTACCGATCGGGATCGCAGCCGGATGCGGATTGCTGGCGGGGATCGGCCTTTGCATTTGGTTGTGGAAGCTCGGCAAGAAACAAGTCGTGCAACTGCACGCGGGGTTTCTCAAGACGATGATCGCCGTCGAAGAACTTCGGCGCCGCTGGCTCTGCCAAGAATTAAATCGCACCAGGAAAATGCAAGCCGAAATCAAGAAGCGTCACGACGACGATCTGGCGCAAGCCGACTTCGATTTCAAGACTCGCGAGCAAGTCTCCGTGGAGACTCGCGATCGGAAGCGTGCGGCGTTGGAACAGAAGTATGTGCCGCAACTAGCACAGATGCGGGAGTTGCACGAAGGGCATGTCCGCAACGCGCAGGTCAACTTTCCGCAGCGTGCCGCCGATCTGGAAACGGCACGAGAGAAAGCCCTGGTCGCGGCCGACGACGACTTGCAGCAAGCGAAGAACGACGCCCAGGAACTACTCGATCAAGATTGGCAACGGATTTCCGCGCTCTGGCATACCGGCGTCGAACGCATTCGCTCGGAGACCGAAGAGATCGGCCGCGTTTGTCGCGGCTTGTTCCCGACATGGAACGATAAGAGTTGGGACAAATGGGAACCGGGCGAGGGGATCGCTCCGGTTTTGCAATTCGGTAAGTTCGATGTCACGCTCGATCGTCTTCCGGGCGGAGAGCTACCGGTCGATCGACTCGGCAATCGCAATCCGCCGCGTTATACGTTGCCGGCGATGTTGTCGTTTCCCGAACGCTGCTCGATGCTCATCAAGACGAGCGGCTCCGGCCGCGCCGAGGCGGTGCAAACGCTGCAAACCGTGATGATGCGATTCCTCACGTCGTTGCCGGCCGGAAAAGTTCGCTTCACGATCATCGATCCCGTCGGGCTCGGACAAAACTTCGCCGGCTTCATGCATCTCGCCGACTTCGACGAGAAGCTCGTCGGTAGCCGCATCTGGACGGAGCCGCAGTTCATCGAACAGCGACTCGCCGACCTCACTTCGCACATGGCGAACGTGATTCAGAAATACTTACGCAACGAATTCGACACCATCGAAGACTACAATCGCCATGCGGGCGAAGTCGCCGAACCGTATCGCATTCTCGTCGTCGCCAACTTTCCGTTCAACTTTACGGACAATGCCGCGCGGCATTTGATGTCGATCATTTCCAGCGGCGCTCGGTGCGGCGTTTACACGCTGATGAGCGTCGACATGAAGCAGCGACTCCCGCACGGCTTCAATCTCTCGGATCTCGAGCAAAACGCGGTAAAGCTCGTCTGGAAAGACCAACGCTTCGTCTGCAAAGACGGCGACTGGGAACATCTTCCGCTGCTGCTCGATGCGCCTCCGTCGCAAGACCGGTTCACGCAACTGTTGCAACGGGTCGGCGAACGTGCCAAAGCCGGCAGCCGCGTCGAGGTGCCGTTCGAATTCATCGCCCCACGCGACAACGATTGGTGGTCGAAGCAAAGCGGTTCGGAGATCGATGTCCCTCTCGGCCGTGCCGGAGCGACGAAGCGCCAACACTTGCAACTCGGCCACGGCACATCGCAACACGTCCTCATCGCCGGTAAGACGGGCTCCGGTAAGTCGACGATGATGCATGCGCTCATTACGAACGTAGCGCTCTATTATAGCCCGCTCGAAGTCGAGCTTTACCTGATCGACTTCAAGAAAGGGGTCGAGTTCAAAACTTATGCGACGCATGATCTGCCGCATGCCCGCGTCGTCGCGATCGAGAGCGAGCGCGAGTTCGGCCTGAGCGTACTGCAACGACTCGATGTCGAACTCAAGCTGCGCGGCGATCTGTTTCGCGATCTGAACGTGCAAGATGTGAAATCCTACCGTGAAGCGACCGGGAAGCATCTGCCGCGCATGCTATTGATCATCGATGAATTCCAAGAGTTTTTCATCGAAGACGACAAGATCGCTCAAGAAACGTCGTTGCTGCTCGATCGCTTGGTGCGGCAAGGTCGTGCGTTCGGCGTGCATGTGCATCTCGGCACGCAAACGCTCGGCGGAGCCTATAGCCTCGCCCGCACGACGCTCGGCCAAATGGCGATCCGCATCGCGCTGCAATGCAGCGAAGCCGACTCGCACTTGATTTTGAGCGAAGACAATCCGGCGGCCAGACTTCTCACGCGTCCCGGCGAAGCGATCTACAACGACGCCAACGGGCGCGTCGAAGGGAACCATCTGTTTCAAGTCGTTTGGCTGACGGATGACAAACGAGAAGATTACCTCAAACGGATCCGCGCGCTTGCCGAACAGCGCAACGTGCTTCCGGCAACGCCGCAGATCGTGTTCGAAGGAAATGTGCCGGCGAATATCGAGAAAAACCATCTACTCACGGCCGCGCTCGATGCGCCTCGTTGGGCCGAGCAACTCACTGCGGCCCACGCTTGGCTCGGCGAAGCGATCGCGATTAAAGATCCGACGATGATCACGTTCCGCCGACAAGGGGGCAGCAACGCACTTATCTTGGGTCAGCAAGGCGAAGCGGCTTTGGCGATGGAAGTCGTGGCGCTTACGAGCCTCGCGGCGCAGCACTCGGCCGATACTCAGCGCGGGGCTTCGTTCTACGTGCTCGACGGTTCGCCGCCGGATGCGATGCACGCCGGCTACTGGCAACGAGCAAGCGCGACCTTTCCGCATCGCTGCCAAGTCGGCGGCTTGCGCGATACCGGCCGGCTGGTCGGTGAGATTTCCCAAGAACTCACGAAGCGCCAGGCCGATGGAGCGGTCGGCGTCGGCGAAATCTACCTCGTCGTCCACGATCTCCAGCGCTTCCGCGATCTGCGTAAAGCGGAAGATGATTTCGGCTTCGGTCGCGGCGAAGAGAAACCGAATCCCGGCAAGCAGCTTGCCAATATTCTCCGTGAAGGGCCGTCGCTCGGGATCCACACGATCATTTGGTGCGACTCGCTGAACAACTTCCAACGGACCTTCGATCGGGCCGCGATGCGCGAGTTCGAAGTCCGCATTCTGTTCCAAATGAGCCAAGCCGATTCCGCCAACCTCATCGACTCTCCCGCAGCCGGCCGGCTCGGGCCGAACCGGGCGTTGCTCTACAGCGAAGAGCAAGGGAGGCTCGAGAAGTTCCGGCCGTACAACGTGCCCGACGACGAATGGCTGAAGACCACCGGAGCGCGACTGCTCGCGAAGCGTGACGAAGCACCGGCCGGCGCCGCTCCGGCAGATGCTGCAACTACTTAG
- a CDS encoding WXG100 family type VII secretion target: MSQAIVNPADVRRFANNLKVFCSELQSQTSLLRAQMGSLGQTWRDQEHEKFVQEFDQTMQVVGRFLESSSQHIPFLLRKAERVEEYLQQR; the protein is encoded by the coding sequence ATGTCGCAAGCCATCGTCAATCCGGCCGATGTTCGCCGGTTTGCCAATAACTTGAAGGTGTTCTGTAGCGAACTCCAATCGCAAACCTCGTTGCTGCGAGCACAAATGGGCAGCCTCGGGCAAACGTGGCGCGACCAGGAGCACGAAAAGTTCGTGCAGGAATTCGATCAGACGATGCAGGTCGTCGGACGTTTCCTCGAGTCTTCGAGTCAACACATTCCGTTTTTGCTCCGCAAAGCCGAGCGCGTCGAAGAATATCTCCAACAGCGGTAG
- a CDS encoding sigma-70 family RNA polymerase sigma factor, with product MDGSTSADITRLVAEHHAAVYRAAFRLSGSTADAEDLTQQTFLTAHRSLGQLRDQRAALGWLMAILRSCFLKAYRKRRPLSADHCDLDLELCAASIPPESEIDAEQLQNALNELSADARLMLTMFYFEDLSYREIAAATDTPIGTVMSRLSRAKEQLRRKLSEKETTERSNLKASEPRLPDRFVEDELTTRR from the coding sequence TTGGACGGTTCGACGAGCGCCGATATCACGCGTCTGGTCGCGGAACATCATGCGGCGGTCTACCGCGCGGCTTTTCGACTTTCAGGGTCGACTGCCGATGCGGAAGACCTAACGCAGCAGACGTTCCTCACGGCTCACCGCAGCCTAGGGCAGCTTCGCGACCAGCGAGCCGCTCTCGGTTGGTTGATGGCGATTCTTCGCAGCTGTTTTTTGAAGGCGTATCGCAAACGTCGTCCCCTTTCGGCCGACCATTGCGATCTGGATCTCGAGCTTTGCGCGGCAAGCATTCCGCCGGAGAGCGAGATCGATGCCGAGCAATTGCAAAATGCGCTCAACGAACTTTCCGCCGACGCGCGTTTGATGCTGACGATGTTCTACTTCGAGGATCTTTCCTATCGCGAGATTGCAGCAGCGACCGACACGCCGATCGGCACCGTCATGAGTCGGCTCTCCCGAGCGAAAGAGCAACTGCGGCGAAAACTGAGCGAGAAAGAAACCACCGAACGAAGCAACTTGAAAGCAAGCGAACCCCGGCTCCCCGATCGCTTTGTGGAAGACGAACTGACGACCCGACGATAG
- a CDS encoding PAS domain-containing protein, with translation MSSTLPTDSTKLHSPPIGTASVSSEIKQLSDAKQADDSHSSAALQRKADLLQSILDSLADGLAAVDQTGRFTQFNPAGEQILGRGIAEGQVPDLSEAYGLFLPDGQTQFPHDELPLIRAMWGFRSRDVEMIVRNESIPEGRWLKVTAAPVKDERGGLAGGVVLFRDNTATKQMQQTLAAERLYLRHLIAVQDRDRTLTAYDLHDGIVQLMTGALLRLEACNARDVAQADAKHEDVTTATQLLRDALEEARRLVGGLSPPVIDELGVVGAIDYLVANHEAKDGLEIEFTHQLEARRFPAVVESTIFRIVQEALNNVVRHAATKRAAVKLEQRDQQLSLTVRDWGCGFEIGNRKAKRYGLRGIEERTRLLNGTIRIESETGRGTSIDIVLPTNPTPYDTNET, from the coding sequence GTGAGTAGCACGTTGCCCACCGATTCTACGAAGCTTCATTCTCCGCCCATCGGCACGGCGTCCGTTTCGAGCGAAATAAAGCAGCTTAGCGACGCGAAGCAAGCCGACGATTCGCATTCTTCGGCAGCCCTGCAACGAAAAGCAGACCTGCTTCAATCGATCCTCGACAGTCTAGCCGATGGACTTGCGGCAGTCGATCAAACGGGTCGTTTCACGCAATTCAATCCGGCGGGCGAGCAGATTCTCGGCCGAGGAATTGCCGAAGGACAAGTCCCCGACCTTTCCGAGGCCTACGGCCTTTTCCTACCCGACGGTCAGACGCAGTTTCCGCACGACGAACTTCCGCTCATCCGCGCTATGTGGGGCTTCCGTTCGCGCGATGTCGAGATGATCGTCCGAAATGAAAGCATTCCCGAAGGGCGCTGGCTCAAGGTAACTGCCGCGCCCGTGAAGGATGAACGAGGCGGCTTGGCTGGTGGAGTCGTGTTGTTTCGCGACAACACGGCGACGAAGCAGATGCAACAAACGTTGGCTGCCGAACGGCTTTATTTACGCCACCTCATCGCCGTGCAAGATCGCGATCGAACACTCACGGCCTACGATCTGCACGACGGCATCGTGCAACTCATGACCGGAGCGCTCTTGCGGCTCGAAGCTTGCAACGCCCGCGACGTCGCTCAAGCCGACGCGAAACACGAAGACGTAACAACCGCCACGCAGCTATTGCGCGACGCTCTTGAAGAAGCCCGACGTCTCGTAGGCGGCTTAAGCCCTCCCGTGATCGATGAGTTGGGGGTCGTCGGTGCGATCGACTATTTGGTCGCGAATCACGAGGCCAAGGACGGTCTAGAGATCGAATTCACGCATCAACTCGAAGCCCGTCGTTTCCCGGCGGTGGTCGAATCGACGATTTTCCGCATCGTGCAGGAAGCTCTGAACAACGTCGTGCGACACGCGGCGACGAAGCGAGCCGCGGTGAAGCTCGAACAACGAGATCAGCAGTTGAGTTTGACGGTTCGCGACTGGGGTTGCGGTTTCGAAATCGGGAACCGGAAGGCGAAACGCTACGGTCTGCGAGGAATCGAAGAACGAACGCGACTATTGAACGGAACGATTCGCATCGAGAGCGAGACGGGACGGGGGACGTCGATCGACATCGTGTTGCCGACCAACCCCACGCCGTATGACACCAACGAAACGTAA
- a CDS encoding response regulator transcription factor has product MSIKVLIVDDHEVVRLGIAGLLSQSDISVVADVGTGEQAIAAVKKWKPNVVLLDVRIPEMDGLTVLSRLRIDDSQVKIVMLSTYDNPTYVARAVALGANGYLLKSTSRHDLIAAIRKTAAGEDVWTREELRRVTGALATPRMAGEIEVPLTQRESEVLRQLAHGLTNKEIGQALGISYETVKEHVQHILRKIGVNDRTQAAVWAVRKNLV; this is encoded by the coding sequence ATGAGCATCAAAGTTCTCATCGTCGATGACCACGAAGTGGTTCGTTTAGGAATCGCCGGCTTGTTATCCCAATCGGATATCTCCGTCGTCGCCGATGTCGGCACCGGCGAACAAGCGATCGCCGCGGTGAAGAAATGGAAGCCGAACGTCGTGTTGCTCGACGTCCGCATTCCGGAAATGGACGGGCTCACCGTGCTGAGCCGGCTGCGGATCGACGACTCGCAAGTGAAGATCGTGATGCTCTCGACCTATGATAATCCGACCTATGTGGCTCGGGCCGTGGCATTGGGAGCGAACGGGTATCTCTTGAAATCAACCTCACGTCACGACCTGATCGCGGCCATTCGCAAGACTGCCGCCGGCGAAGACGTTTGGACGCGCGAAGAGTTGCGCCGAGTTACCGGCGCGCTTGCGACGCCGCGTATGGCTGGCGAAATCGAAGTGCCGCTGACGCAACGCGAATCGGAAGTGCTTCGGCAATTGGCGCATGGCCTCACGAACAAAGAAATCGGCCAAGCGCTCGGGATCAGCTACGAGACCGTGAAGGAACACGTGCAGCACATCCTGCGCAAGATCGGCGTGAACGATCGGACGCAAGCTGCGGTTTGGGCCGTGCGCAAAAATCTAGTTTAA